The following proteins are encoded in a genomic region of Sphingopyxis sp. YF1:
- the dnaJ gene encoding molecular chaperone DnaJ: MSLDIDYYELLEVERTADDAALKASYRKLAMKYHPDKNPGCGDSEARFKAINEAYDVLKDPQKRAAYDRFGKSMPHGAAGGGADFGDIGDIFESIFGSAFGGGRQQRGPARGADLRYDMEIRLEDAFTGISREIQVDVAARCDSCDGSGAKPGTSTHRCTTCGGHGKVRAQQGFFMVERTCPHCQGSGEVIADPCGTCHGEGRVDRRKTLTVTIPPGVDEGTRIRLSGEGESGARGAAPGDLYIFLHMARHKVFEREGTTLFTRAPISFTTAALGGCITIPGLDGAKHEINIPSGIQSGKQLRQRGAGMPVLNGRGHGDLVVQIDVETPTKLSAKQKELLQAFRETETGDECPASQGFFGRIKDMWDDLTD, from the coding sequence ATGTCGCTCGACATCGATTATTACGAACTGCTCGAGGTCGAGCGCACCGCCGACGACGCAGCGCTCAAGGCGAGCTACCGCAAGCTGGCGATGAAGTACCACCCCGACAAGAATCCGGGGTGCGGCGACAGCGAGGCACGCTTCAAGGCGATCAACGAAGCCTATGACGTGCTCAAGGACCCGCAGAAACGCGCGGCCTACGACCGGTTCGGCAAGAGCATGCCGCACGGCGCCGCAGGCGGCGGTGCCGATTTCGGGGACATCGGCGACATTTTCGAATCGATCTTCGGATCGGCGTTCGGCGGCGGCCGCCAGCAGCGCGGCCCGGCGCGCGGCGCCGACCTGCGCTACGACATGGAAATCCGGCTCGAGGATGCCTTCACCGGCATCAGCCGCGAGATCCAGGTCGACGTCGCGGCGCGCTGCGACAGCTGCGATGGGTCGGGCGCCAAGCCCGGCACCTCGACGCACCGCTGCACCACCTGCGGCGGCCACGGCAAGGTGCGTGCGCAGCAGGGCTTTTTCATGGTCGAGCGGACCTGCCCCCACTGTCAGGGATCGGGCGAGGTCATCGCCGATCCGTGCGGCACCTGCCACGGCGAAGGGCGCGTCGACCGGCGCAAGACGCTGACCGTCACCATCCCCCCGGGGGTCGACGAGGGAACGCGCATCCGCCTGTCGGGTGAAGGCGAAAGCGGCGCACGCGGTGCGGCGCCGGGCGACCTCTACATCTTTCTCCACATGGCGCGGCACAAGGTTTTCGAGCGCGAGGGCACGACGCTGTTCACGCGCGCGCCGATCAGCTTCACCACCGCGGCGCTCGGCGGCTGCATCACCATCCCCGGGCTCGACGGCGCGAAGCACGAGATCAATATCCCGAGCGGCATCCAGTCGGGCAAGCAGCTCCGCCAGCGCGGGGCGGGCATGCCGGTGCTCAACGGCCGCGGCCACGGCGACCTCGTCGTCCAGATCGACGTCGAAACGCCGACGAAGCTCAGCGCCAAGCAGAAGGAACTGCTCCAGGCCTTCCGCGAGACCGAGACCGGCGACGAATGCCCCGCGAGTCAGGGCTTTTTCGGCCGCATCAAGGACATGTGGGACGATCTGACCGACTGA